One Deinococcus grandis DNA window includes the following coding sequences:
- a CDS encoding HEAT repeat domain-containing protein, whose protein sequence is MNRPAGWSRVQPMWREFQLLPFTGMALGISVTLTVTMIVFTYLLFLNLFAQSFTRSLLVVLFVLGVVTLTLVLLTVTQLLYVTVTARRDAQVTAQARAWEAHLTAFLAGADPPATLDVTGARALLHLREEVGDADGARLAALYDTLGLRAHDERVARTGRTSTDRTLALERLVTLRDDRSLPVFVALLDDASTSLRLLALLGVTRLARPGWAAPPLLPVLTSGLFSTQQVREALCLLGPQAEPLVRALAADPRDPWRELAVDTAGRLDPPRYADLVPDLLRDASPGVRAGALRLYAAGRLDAPPLRREVWQLSRDAAWPVRAMSAQALGTFPHPPVRTLWRLLGDPNWWVRHHAARSLHASGEGRAALREAAARHPDRFARDVARAALPQNDLIA, encoded by the coding sequence GTGAACCGGCCTGCGGGCTGGAGCCGCGTGCAGCCCATGTGGCGCGAATTCCAGCTGCTGCCGTTCACCGGCATGGCGCTGGGCATCAGCGTGACCCTGACCGTCACGATGATTGTGTTCACGTACCTGCTGTTCCTGAACCTGTTCGCGCAGTCGTTCACGCGGTCCCTGCTGGTGGTGCTGTTCGTGCTGGGCGTCGTGACGCTGACCCTGGTGCTGCTGACGGTCACGCAACTGCTGTACGTGACCGTCACGGCCCGTCGCGACGCGCAGGTGACCGCGCAGGCGCGCGCCTGGGAGGCGCACCTGACCGCCTTCCTGGCCGGGGCGGACCCGCCCGCGACCCTGGACGTGACCGGCGCGCGCGCCCTGCTGCACCTGCGGGAGGAGGTCGGTGACGCGGACGGCGCGCGCCTCGCGGCGCTGTACGACACGCTGGGCCTGCGCGCCCACGACGAACGCGTCGCCCGGACTGGACGCACCAGCACGGACCGCACCCTGGCGCTGGAACGACTGGTGACCCTGCGCGACGACCGCAGCCTGCCGGTGTTCGTGGCGCTGCTGGACGACGCCAGCACGTCACTGCGGCTGCTGGCGCTGCTGGGCGTGACCCGACTCGCCCGGCCCGGCTGGGCGGCCCCGCCCCTCCTGCCGGTTCTCACGTCGGGCCTGTTCTCGACGCAGCAGGTCCGCGAGGCGCTGTGCCTGCTGGGACCGCAGGCCGAGCCGCTGGTGCGCGCCCTGGCCGCCGACCCGCGCGACCCCTGGCGGGAACTGGCCGTGGACACCGCGGGCCGACTCGACCCGCCCCGCTACGCGGACCTGGTGCCGGACCTGCTGCGCGACGCGAGTCCGGGCGTGCGGGCGGGCGCGCTGCGGCTGTACGCCGCCGGGCGCCTGGACGCCCCGCCGCTGCGGCGCGAGGTGTGGCAGCTCAGCCGCGACGCGGCGTGGCCGGTGCGGGCCATGAGTGCCCAGGCGCTGGGCACCTTCCCGCACCCGCCGGTGCGGACGCTGTGGCGACTGCTGGGCGACCCGAACTGGTGGGTGCGGCACCACGCCGCCCGGTCCCTGCACGCGAGCGGCGAGGGCCGCGCGGCGCTGCGTGAGGCGGCCGCGCGGCACCCGGACCGCTTCGCGCGTGACGTGGCGCGCGCCGCGCTGCCGCAGAATGACCTCATCGCATGA
- a CDS encoding glycosyltransferase family 2 protein encodes MNLTVVEFLFLVYFALMNVGYAIGLTTTVRELARSMRRHQTLRFDALLLGQTHKPISLLVPAYNEEATIEASVRSFLNLRYPQFEVIVVNDGSRDRTLDVLNATFDLHPAQMVVPLTIPTRPVRGTYRSAREDRLIVIDKDNGGKADSLNVAMQYARYPLFCALDADSLLDEEALLRVARRFADDDDLLVVGGTVRPLNGAVFQGGRIVDLHLPGTAVERFQIVEYIRAFLVGRTTLSAYGLLLIISGAFGLFRRDVALQVGGYAHDTVGEDMELIVRLHRHAREQRRPYAITYVIDPICWTQVPDTWNLLRRQRDRWQRGLIEALWKHRRMFLNPRYGRIGMISMPYYVFFEALAPVIELTGYALAVVLVVTGKFSAPFVALFFLLAIAYGTLISFSAQSVEVFLRQRISRPGDRLRLLGFALLDNLGFRQWTLLIRFWATLTGPLRAGQWGKMERRRIDTGTPPTPPPDAGDPPRNPDVT; translated from the coding sequence ATGAACCTCACGGTCGTCGAGTTCCTGTTCCTGGTGTACTTCGCGCTGATGAACGTGGGGTACGCCATCGGCCTGACGACCACGGTGCGGGAACTGGCGCGCAGCATGCGCCGCCACCAGACCCTGCGCTTCGACGCGCTGCTGCTGGGGCAGACGCACAAACCCATCTCGCTGCTCGTGCCCGCCTACAACGAGGAGGCGACCATCGAGGCCAGCGTCCGGTCCTTCCTGAACCTCCGCTACCCGCAGTTCGAGGTGATCGTCGTGAACGACGGCAGCCGCGACCGGACCCTGGACGTCCTGAACGCCACGTTCGACCTGCACCCCGCGCAGATGGTCGTCCCGCTGACCATCCCCACCAGACCCGTGCGCGGCACGTACCGCAGCGCCCGCGAGGACCGCCTGATCGTCATCGACAAGGACAACGGCGGGAAGGCCGACTCGCTGAACGTCGCCATGCAGTACGCCCGCTACCCGCTGTTCTGCGCGCTGGACGCCGACAGTCTCCTGGACGAGGAGGCCCTGCTGCGCGTCGCGCGGCGCTTCGCGGACGACGACGACCTGCTCGTCGTGGGCGGCACCGTCCGCCCCCTGAACGGCGCCGTGTTCCAAGGCGGGCGGATCGTGGACCTGCACCTGCCGGGCACGGCCGTCGAACGCTTCCAGATCGTGGAGTACATCCGCGCGTTCCTGGTGGGCCGCACCACCCTCAGCGCGTACGGGCTGCTGCTGATCATCTCCGGCGCGTTCGGCCTGTTCCGCCGCGACGTGGCCCTGCAGGTGGGCGGGTACGCGCACGACACCGTCGGCGAGGACATGGAACTCATCGTGCGGCTGCACCGCCACGCGCGCGAGCAGCGCCGCCCGTACGCCATCACGTACGTCATCGACCCGATCTGCTGGACGCAGGTGCCCGACACCTGGAACCTCCTGCGGCGCCAGCGCGACCGCTGGCAGCGCGGCCTGATCGAGGCCCTCTGGAAGCACCGCCGCATGTTCCTGAACCCCCGCTACGGCCGCATCGGGATGATCTCCATGCCGTACTACGTGTTCTTCGAGGCGCTCGCGCCCGTCATCGAACTCACCGGCTACGCCCTGGCCGTCGTCCTGGTCGTCACGGGCAAGTTCAGCGCGCCGTTCGTGGCGCTGTTCTTCCTGCTGGCCATCGCGTACGGCACCCTGATCTCCTTCAGTGCCCAGAGCGTCGAGGTGTTCCTCCGGCAGCGCATCTCCCGGCCCGGCGACCGCCTGCGGCTGCTGGGCTTCGCGCTGCTGGACAACCTCGGCTTCCGGCAGTGGACCCTCCTGATCCGCTTCTGGGCGACCCTGACCGGCCCGCTGCGCGCCGGACAGTGGGGCAAGATGGAACGCCGCCGCATCGACACCGGCACCCCCCCCACGCCACCCCCCGACGCGGGCGACCCACCCCGGAACCCGGACGTCACCTGA
- a CDS encoding DUF1232 domain-containing protein, protein MITRVRAVWRDALALLFALTDRRTPAGAKLMAALALAYALLPLDLLPDLTPILGVADDILIVPTLLALAARTLPAPVLTQAQTRSLSVQRRLPWLIPAAALTVLTLLSLLGWTIWRALGS, encoded by the coding sequence GTGATCACCCGAGTCCGGGCCGTATGGCGCGACGCGCTGGCCCTGCTGTTCGCCCTGACCGACCGCCGCACGCCCGCGGGCGCGAAACTCATGGCCGCGCTGGCGCTGGCCTACGCCCTGCTGCCCCTGGACCTCCTGCCCGACCTGACCCCCATCCTGGGCGTCGCCGACGACATCCTGATCGTCCCGACGCTGCTCGCCCTGGCCGCCCGCACCCTCCCCGCCCCCGTCCTGACGCAGGCACAGACCCGCAGCCTGAGCGTCCAGCGCCGCCTGCCCTGGCTGATCCCCGCCGCCGCACTGACGGTCCTGACCCTGCTCAGCCTGCTCGGCTGGACGATCTGGCGCGCCCTGGGGAGCTGA
- a CDS encoding response regulator transcription factor has translation MRLLLVEDDARIAQPTAEALREAGYAVTWAQTGPEGLEQAALGEYPLVILDVMLPGMDGFAVARELREQGVESAILFLTARGELSDRVEGLDLGGDAYLVKPFAVPELLATLRALSRRERGSGAPRVAFAQGRGTLDTVARTVTWDGAEVAVTGREYALLEVLSQAPERWFTREDLIDRVWGPEFDGEARIVDVYVRYVRRKLAPEAITSERGRGYRVER, from the coding sequence ATGAGACTGCTGCTCGTGGAGGACGACGCCCGCATCGCGCAGCCCACCGCAGAGGCCCTGCGCGAGGCCGGGTACGCCGTCACCTGGGCGCAGACCGGCCCGGAGGGGCTGGAACAGGCCGCGCTGGGCGAATACCCGCTGGTGATCCTGGACGTGATGCTGCCCGGCATGGACGGTTTCGCCGTGGCGCGGGAATTGCGCGAGCAGGGTGTGGAGTCCGCGATCCTGTTCCTCACGGCGCGCGGCGAGCTGAGCGACCGGGTGGAGGGCCTGGACCTGGGCGGGGACGCGTATCTGGTCAAGCCGTTCGCGGTGCCGGAACTGCTGGCGACCCTGCGGGCCCTGTCGCGCCGTGAGCGGGGGTCGGGCGCGCCGCGCGTGGCGTTCGCGCAGGGGCGCGGCACGCTGGACACCGTGGCGCGCACCGTCACCTGGGACGGCGCGGAGGTGGCCGTGACGGGCCGCGAGTACGCGCTGCTGGAGGTCCTGTCGCAGGCCCCGGAACGCTGGTTCACCCGCGAGGACCTGATCGACCGCGTGTGGGGGCCGGAATTCGACGGCGAGGCGCGGATCGTGGACGTGTACGTGCGCTACGTGCGCCGCAAACTGGCGCCCGAGGCGATCACGTCCGAGCGGGGACGCGGCTACCGCGTGGAACGCTGA
- a CDS encoding sensor histidine kinase, whose amino-acid sequence MRLTLRARLALWAALATGVAVLLVAGGLYWSVNGFLRQAQEQRVMSVLGAVQGRVEGLLRPRPDDDPLGSLLGAARVSISQADLERIADDVDRRGVDLRVIARQSGGLASVGTPSFPSGVPVALGPGLHLTGTHLILERPLRGASLQIAVDARSLREAREAFLRALVALVPLALLLSLLVGWVVAGRLLRPVRALEGAAHAIGEGGDLRRPLPGAGDGDELARLALTLQHSFAHLADARDREQGFLRAAAHDLRSPLAALTARVEGTLARDRDAERYRADLREIGTDITRLSTLANHLLLLARDPAAVQRAPVPLRDLAADAVDRARELDPLADVDLDGAEAVTVSGDRVLLGQAIWNLTTNAVRHAPGATVLVQVRAVPGGAAVTVQDDGPGVDAATLARLGEAFYRPDASRTADASGTGGHGLGLALARHVAGLHGGTLDIESAPGAGFRVTLHLPG is encoded by the coding sequence ATGCGGTTGACGTTGCGGGCGCGGCTGGCGCTGTGGGCGGCCCTGGCGACCGGCGTGGCGGTGCTGCTGGTTGCGGGGGGGCTGTACTGGTCCGTGAACGGGTTCCTGCGGCAGGCGCAGGAGCAGCGGGTCATGAGTGTGCTGGGGGCCGTGCAGGGCCGCGTGGAGGGGCTGCTGCGGCCCCGCCCGGACGACGATCCGCTGGGGTCGCTGCTGGGCGCGGCGCGCGTGAGCATCTCGCAGGCGGACCTGGAACGCATCGCGGACGACGTGGACCGCCGGGGCGTGGACCTGCGCGTGATCGCCCGGCAGTCGGGCGGGCTCGCGTCGGTCGGCACGCCCAGCTTCCCGTCCGGGGTACCCGTGGCCCTCGGGCCGGGGCTGCACCTGACGGGCACGCACCTGATCCTGGAGCGGCCCCTGCGTGGCGCATCCCTGCAGATCGCGGTGGACGCCCGTTCGCTGCGCGAGGCGCGTGAGGCGTTCCTGCGTGCGCTGGTCGCGCTGGTGCCGCTGGCTTTGCTGCTGTCCCTGCTGGTGGGGTGGGTGGTCGCCGGGCGGCTGCTGCGGCCCGTGCGGGCGCTGGAGGGCGCCGCGCACGCCATCGGGGAGGGCGGGGACCTGCGCCGCCCCCTGCCCGGCGCGGGTGACGGGGACGAACTGGCGCGGCTGGCGCTGACGCTCCAGCACAGCTTCGCGCACCTCGCGGACGCCCGGGACCGCGAGCAGGGTTTCCTGCGGGCTGCCGCGCACGACCTGCGCTCCCCGCTGGCGGCGCTGACCGCGCGGGTCGAGGGGACCCTGGCCCGCGACCGCGACGCCGAGCGCTACCGCGCGGACCTGCGGGAGATCGGCACGGACATCACGCGGCTGTCCACCCTGGCGAACCACCTGCTGCTGCTGGCGCGGGACCCGGCGGCGGTGCAGCGCGCGCCGGTGCCGCTGCGGGACCTCGCGGCGGACGCCGTGGACCGCGCCCGTGAACTCGACCCACTGGCCGACGTGGACCTCGACGGTGCGGAGGCCGTCACGGTGTCCGGGGACCGGGTGCTGCTGGGGCAGGCGATCTGGAACCTCACCACGAACGCCGTGCGGCACGCGCCGGGCGCGACCGTGCTCGTGCAGGTGCGGGCGGTGCCGGGCGGCGCGGCCGTGACCGTGCAGGACGACGGCCCCGGCGTGGACGCCGCCACCCTGGCCCGCCTGGGCGAGGCCTTCTACCGCCCCGACGCCAGCCGCACCGCCGACGCGTCCGGCACCGGCGGGCACGGGCTGGGGCTGGCGCTCGCGCGGCACGTCGCGGGCCTGCACGGCGGGACGCTGGACATTGAGAGCGCGCCCGGCGCGGGCTTCCGCGTGACGCTGCACCTGCCGGGATAG
- a CDS encoding NTP transferase domain-containing protein — MNSSVPRWSAVVLGGGDPGDPFAAAHGVNVKPLIPVAGAPMALHVLRALRGSDRVGRVAYVGPTTPDLDPLIDIRVTDHGTLLSNLEAGVEALRDLGLAPGERVLVVTADVPMLRPEEVRDVLDSAPTDAGLVYPVVRREVCEAAYPGVKRTYARLKDGTFTGGNLFLLDPALIGQFLPRLREVLAARKAPLKLAGLIGWDVLLRLLTGRLSVQRLEEKVSGLLGVKARALITPHAAVGTDVDKDADLTLADAQLRGTPPGH; from the coding sequence ATGAACAGTTCAGTGCCGCGCTGGAGTGCCGTCGTGCTGGGCGGCGGGGACCCCGGCGACCCCTTCGCCGCCGCGCACGGCGTGAACGTCAAACCCCTGATTCCCGTCGCGGGCGCCCCGATGGCCCTGCACGTCCTGCGGGCCCTGCGCGGCAGCGACCGCGTGGGCCGCGTGGCGTACGTCGGCCCCACCACGCCCGACCTCGACCCGCTGATCGACATCCGCGTGACCGACCACGGCACCCTGCTCAGCAACCTCGAAGCCGGGGTGGAGGCCCTGCGCGACCTGGGCCTCGCCCCGGGCGAGCGGGTGCTGGTCGTCACCGCCGACGTGCCCATGCTGCGCCCGGAGGAGGTCCGGGACGTGCTCGACAGCGCCCCCACCGACGCCGGGCTGGTGTACCCCGTCGTGCGGCGCGAGGTCTGCGAGGCCGCGTACCCCGGCGTGAAACGCACCTACGCCCGCCTGAAGGACGGCACGTTCACCGGCGGGAACCTCTTCCTGCTGGACCCGGCATTGATCGGGCAGTTCCTGCCGCGCCTGCGCGAGGTGCTCGCCGCCCGCAAGGCCCCCCTGAAACTCGCCGGGCTGATCGGCTGGGACGTCCTGCTGCGCCTCCTCACCGGCCGCCTGAGCGTGCAGCGGCTGGAGGAGAAGGTCTCCGGGCTGCTGGGCGTCAAGGCCCGCGCGCTGATCACCCCGCACGCCGCCGTGGGCACCGACGTGGACAAGGACGCCGACCTCACCCTGGCCGACGCGCAGCTGCGCGGCACCCCGCCCGGTCACTGA
- a CDS encoding ferredoxin, producing the protein MPHVIVSPCIGVKDQACTEVCPVECIYDGGDQFLIHPDECIDCGACVPACPVSAIFPEEDVPGGEESFIEKNRVHFGL; encoded by the coding sequence ATGCCTCACGTGATCGTTAGCCCCTGCATCGGCGTCAAGGACCAGGCCTGCACGGAAGTCTGCCCGGTGGAATGCATCTACGACGGCGGCGACCAGTTCCTGATCCACCCCGACGAGTGCATCGACTGCGGCGCGTGCGTCCCCGCCTGCCCCGTCAGCGCCATCTTCCCCGAAGAGGACGTCCCCGGCGGCGAGGAAAGCTTCATCGAGAAGAACCGCGTCCACTTCGGCCTCTAA
- a CDS encoding carboxypeptidase M32, protein MTQHETWVALRAHWQELADLGGIGALLGWDQSTYLPRGGSAGRARQRALLSGVRHARATDVGYGRLLDAAGALDLGPVEARMLAVARREFERATRLPGVFVRAAAQHAGESYAAWVEARPANDWARMVPLLERTLDLSVQRAGFFPEFSDPMDFFVDASDEGMTAAQVDAVFAELRVALVPLVDAVVAAPAPRMDFLAREYPIATQLRLGEEVGALYGYDFARGRQDLTAHPFMTRLGARDVRITTRAQLADPTDALYSTLHEVGHALYEQGVAEDLLDTPLGGGVSAGVHESQSRLWENLVGRSRAFWAGQFGRFRDAFPEQLADVTEEEMFRAVNVVRRSLIRTDADELTYNLHVITRYELERQLLGGSLAVRDLADAWHAAYEANLGLRAPSHVDGVLQDVHWFSGGIGGVFQGYTLGNVLSAQFYAAAQAANPDLDGDIARGEFGRLHGWLREHVYAPGRTFTPNELVQRATGQGMTAAPYLAYLRGKYTDLYGL, encoded by the coding sequence ATGACACAGCATGAGACGTGGGTGGCGCTGCGGGCGCACTGGCAGGAATTGGCGGACCTGGGTGGGATCGGGGCGCTGCTGGGGTGGGATCAGAGTACGTACCTGCCGCGTGGGGGGTCGGCGGGGCGGGCGCGGCAGCGGGCGCTGCTGTCGGGTGTGCGGCACGCGCGGGCGACGGACGTGGGGTATGGGCGGCTGCTGGATGCGGCGGGCGCGCTGGACCTGGGGCCGGTGGAGGCGCGGATGCTGGCGGTGGCGCGGCGGGAGTTCGAGCGGGCGACGCGCCTGCCGGGGGTGTTCGTGCGGGCGGCGGCACAGCATGCCGGGGAGAGTTACGCGGCGTGGGTGGAGGCGCGGCCCGCGAACGACTGGGCGCGGATGGTGCCGCTGCTAGAGCGGACGCTGGACCTGAGCGTGCAGCGCGCGGGTTTCTTCCCGGAGTTCTCGGACCCGATGGATTTCTTCGTGGACGCGTCGGATGAGGGCATGACGGCCGCGCAGGTGGACGCGGTGTTCGCGGAGTTGCGCGTGGCGCTGGTGCCGCTGGTGGACGCGGTGGTGGCGGCCCCGGCGCCCCGGATGGATTTCCTGGCGCGCGAGTACCCGATTGCGACTCAGTTGCGGCTGGGCGAGGAGGTCGGGGCGCTGTACGGGTACGATTTCGCGCGGGGGCGGCAGGATCTGACGGCGCATCCGTTCATGACTCGGCTGGGTGCGCGGGACGTGCGGATCACGACGCGGGCGCAGCTGGCGGACCCGACGGACGCGCTGTACTCCACGCTGCACGAGGTCGGACACGCGCTGTACGAGCAGGGGGTCGCGGAGGACCTGCTGGATACGCCGCTGGGCGGCGGGGTGAGTGCCGGGGTGCACGAGAGCCAGTCGCGGCTGTGGGAGAACCTGGTGGGGCGTTCGCGGGCGTTCTGGGCGGGGCAGTTCGGGCGGTTCCGGGACGCGTTCCCCGAACAGCTGGCCGACGTGACCGAGGAGGAGATGTTCCGCGCGGTGAACGTGGTGCGCCGCAGCCTGATCCGCACGGACGCCGACGAGCTGACGTACAACCTGCACGTGATCACGCGCTACGAGCTGGAGCGGCAGCTGCTGGGCGGCTCGCTGGCGGTCCGCGATCTGGCGGACGCATGGCACGCGGCGTACGAGGCGAACCTGGGGCTGCGCGCCCCGAGTCACGTGGACGGGGTGTTGCAGGACGTGCACTGGTTCAGCGGCGGGATCGGCGGGGTGTTCCAGGGGTACACGCTGGGGAACGTGCTGAGCGCGCAGTTCTACGCGGCGGCGCAGGCGGCGAACCCGGACCTGGACGGGGACATCGCGCGGGGCGAGTTCGGGCGCCTGCATGGCTGGCTGCGTGAGCACGTGTACGCGCCGGGGCGGACGTTCACGCCGAACGAACTGGTGCAGCGCGCGACCGGGCAGGGCATGACCGCCGCGCCTTACCTGGCGTATCTGCGTGGGAAGTACACGGACCTGTACGGCCTGTAA
- a CDS encoding Sir2 family NAD-dependent protein deacetylase: MDLSAARAALQAAIRVAVLTGAGVSAESGIPTFRDAQTGHWARFRPEDLASPPAYRRDPQMVWEWYAGRYRDVLAAQPNGAHDLLARLEAQKGPGFFLATQNVDGLHHRAGSGTHGGQVVELHGNLLSGRDEVTGQTFPLAAPAELVTPPTSPLGNRMRPNVVWFGEYLPEDALEAAQDAFAAAQVALVIGTSGAVYPAAGLAAETLRRGGIAIEINPTETEISHQMTYVVRDVASRGLAALLE, translated from the coding sequence ATGGATCTCTCTGCTGCCCGCGCCGCCCTGCAAGCCGCCATCCGCGTCGCCGTGCTGACCGGCGCGGGCGTCAGCGCCGAGAGCGGCATCCCCACCTTCCGGGACGCGCAGACCGGGCACTGGGCACGCTTCCGGCCCGAGGACCTCGCCAGTCCGCCCGCGTACCGCCGCGACCCCCAGATGGTGTGGGAGTGGTACGCGGGCCGTTACCGCGACGTGCTCGCCGCGCAGCCGAACGGCGCGCACGACCTGCTGGCGCGGCTGGAGGCGCAGAAGGGGCCGGGGTTCTTCCTCGCCACGCAGAACGTGGACGGCCTGCACCACCGCGCGGGCAGCGGCACGCACGGCGGGCAGGTCGTGGAACTGCACGGCAACCTCCTCAGCGGCCGGGACGAGGTCACGGGGCAGACGTTCCCCCTCGCCGCGCCCGCTGAACTGGTCACGCCGCCCACCTCCCCGCTCGGGAACCGCATGCGCCCCAACGTCGTCTGGTTCGGCGAGTACCTCCCCGAGGATGCCCTGGAAGCCGCGCAGGACGCCTTCGCCGCCGCACAGGTCGCGCTGGTGATCGGCACGAGCGGCGCCGTGTACCCCGCCGCCGGACTGGCCGCCGAAACCCTGCGGCGCGGCGGAATCGCCATCGAGATCAACCCCACCGAGACCGAGATCTCGCACCAGATGACCTACGTCGTCCGGGACGTCGCGTCACGTGGACTCGCCGCCCTGCTGGAATGA
- a CDS encoding SDR family oxidoreductase yields the protein MTTILVTGGSGVLGRALLPALEGRADVRVLSRHADPRPAFRQGDLQTGAGLADALRGVDTVIHAASQPSRPQADVEMTGVLLAAARAAGVRHVVYVSIVGCDWVRAFPYYRAKTQAEALVAAGGVPFTVVRATQFHEFVAFMLSRLTRAPLLPLPGLPLQPVDVHAAAAQIAQVALGAPQGRAPDIVGPQVIPLPELARSWADATGARTRVLPVPAARRFTPLTGPDLSGVGRTWAQWLTQEATRPNPYAG from the coding sequence ATGACAACGATCCTCGTGACCGGAGGCAGCGGCGTACTGGGCCGCGCCCTCCTGCCTGCCCTGGAGGGCCGCGCGGACGTGCGCGTCCTGTCCCGCCACGCCGACCCCCGACCCGCGTTCCGGCAGGGTGACCTGCAGACCGGCGCGGGCCTCGCGGACGCGCTGCGCGGCGTGGACACCGTCATTCACGCGGCCAGCCAGCCGTCGCGGCCCCAGGCGGACGTCGAGATGACCGGCGTGCTCCTCGCGGCGGCGCGGGCGGCGGGCGTGCGGCACGTCGTGTACGTCAGCATCGTGGGGTGTGACTGGGTGCGGGCGTTCCCGTACTACCGTGCCAAGACCCAGGCCGAGGCGCTGGTCGCGGCGGGCGGCGTGCCGTTCACGGTGGTGCGCGCCACGCAGTTCCATGAGTTCGTGGCGTTCATGCTCTCGCGCCTGACCCGCGCGCCGCTGCTGCCCCTGCCGGGCCTGCCCCTCCAGCCGGTGGACGTCCACGCCGCCGCCGCGCAGATCGCTCAGGTCGCGCTGGGGGCCCCGCAGGGCCGCGCGCCGGACATCGTCGGCCCGCAGGTTATCCCCCTGCCGGAACTGGCCCGCAGCTGGGCCGACGCGACCGGCGCACGCACCCGCGTCCTGCCCGTCCCCGCCGCGCGGCGCTTCACGCCCCTCACCGGCCCCGACCTGAGCGGCGTGGGCCGCACCTGGGCGCAGTGGCTCACGCAGGAGGCCACGCGCCCCAACCCCTACGCGGGCTGA